A portion of the Cellulophaga algicola DSM 14237 genome contains these proteins:
- the ahcY gene encoding adenosylhomocysteinase has protein sequence MSTKTVSYIPNKVKDITLADWGRKEINLAEAEMPGLMSLREEYKDEQPLKGARIAGCLHMTIQTAVLIETLVALGAEVTWSSCNIFSTQDQAAAAIAAAGVPVYAWKGMNEEEFDWCIEQTLFFGEDRKPLNMILDDGGDLTNMVLDRYPELAKGIKGLSEETTTGVHRLYERVKNGTLPMPAINVNDSVTKSKFDNKYGCRESAVDAIRRATDTMLAGKRVVVAGYGDVGKGTAASFKGAGSIVTVTEIDPICALQAAMDGFEVKKLETVVGNADIVITTTGNKDIIRAEHFLAMKDKVIVCNIGHFDNEIDMAWLNGNYGHTKDEIKPQVDKYTIDGTDIVLLAEGRLVNLGCATGHPSFVMSNSFTNQTLAQIELWNYTDKYKNDVYMLPKHLDEKVAALHLARLGVELTELKPDQASYIGVKVEGPFKPEYYRY, from the coding sequence ATGAGCACTAAAACTGTTTCTTATATACCTAACAAGGTAAAAGATATTACACTAGCAGACTGGGGTAGAAAAGAGATTAACTTGGCTGAAGCTGAAATGCCAGGATTAATGTCATTAAGAGAAGAATATAAAGATGAGCAACCGTTAAAAGGCGCTCGTATTGCTGGTTGTTTGCATATGACTATTCAAACAGCTGTTCTAATAGAGACTTTAGTTGCCTTGGGTGCTGAAGTAACTTGGAGTTCTTGCAATATTTTCTCAACACAAGATCAAGCTGCTGCTGCTATTGCTGCTGCAGGAGTTCCTGTTTATGCTTGGAAAGGTATGAACGAAGAAGAATTTGATTGGTGTATTGAGCAAACTTTATTTTTCGGAGAAGACCGCAAGCCATTAAACATGATTTTAGATGATGGTGGCGATTTAACTAACATGGTTTTAGATAGATATCCTGAACTTGCAAAAGGCATTAAAGGTTTATCTGAAGAAACAACTACAGGTGTTCACAGATTATACGAAAGAGTTAAAAATGGTACGCTTCCAATGCCTGCTATAAATGTAAACGATTCTGTTACTAAATCTAAATTTGATAATAAATACGGGTGTCGTGAGAGTGCTGTAGATGCTATTAGAAGAGCTACAGATACAATGCTTGCTGGAAAAAGAGTTGTTGTTGCTGGTTATGGTGATGTTGGTAAAGGTACCGCTGCTTCTTTTAAAGGTGCTGGTTCTATAGTTACCGTTACAGAGATTGATCCAATTTGTGCTTTACAAGCTGCAATGGATGGTTTTGAAGTGAAAAAATTAGAAACAGTTGTAGGTAATGCTGATATTGTAATTACAACTACAGGAAATAAAGACATTATCCGTGCTGAGCATTTTCTTGCCATGAAAGACAAGGTTATTGTTTGTAACATTGGCCATTTTGACAATGAAATTGATATGGCTTGGTTAAACGGTAATTACGGTCATACAAAAGACGAAATTAAACCACAAGTTGATAAGTATACAATTGATGGTACTGATATTGTTTTATTAGCAGAAGGACGTTTGGTAAACTTAGGTTGCGCAACAGGGCATCCTAGTTTTGTAATGAGTAACTCATTCACCAACCAAACACTTGCACAAATAGAACTTTGGAACTATACAGATAAATACAAAAACGACGTATACATGCTACCTAAACATTTAGATGAAAAAGTAGCTGCATTACACCTTGCTCGTTTAGGAGTAGAACTTACTGAATTAAAACCTGACCAAGCATCTTATATTGGTGTAAAAGTTGAAGGCCCTTTTAAACCTGAGTATTACAGGTACTAA